A genome region from Nitrosopumilus oxyclinae includes the following:
- a CDS encoding stage II sporulation protein M — translation MSTVTEEEANAFMAEFEELVLDIDAFGIFTHNLTIALPMFIPGFGVGWGLFAAWSTGFAFASIALTAPQIAEIHPLSILFLTPFGLMELVAYSFGISRSFILIRAVIKKTDLVPFIKPTVIEIGIVVGLLLAGGYLEFYMIELAQEKGLMDMPEI, via the coding sequence ATGTCTACTGTTACTGAAGAAGAGGCAAATGCATTCATGGCAGAATTTGAAGAACTTGTTTTGGATATTGATGCCTTTGGAATCTTTACTCATAACTTGACTATTGCATTACCAATGTTTATCCCGGGTTTTGGGGTAGGATGGGGACTTTTTGCTGCTTGGTCTACGGGATTTGCTTTTGCATCAATAGCACTAACTGCGCCCCAAATTGCTGAAATTCATCCACTCTCAATACTTTTCCTAACTCCTTTTGGATTGATGGAATTAGTTGCATACTCTTTTGGGATTTCCAGAAGTTTTATTCTAATTAGAGCAGTAATCAAAAAAACTGATCTGGTTCCATTCATCAAACCAACAGTAATTGAGATTGGAATTGTAGTGGGCCTTCTTTTGGCTGGAGGATATCTTGAATTCTATATGATAGAATTAGCTCAAGAAAAAGGACTAATGGATATGCCTGAGATCTAA
- a CDS encoding cupredoxin domain-containing protein: MKATLTLLVLLAVSSGYFANESFAEISKNQAFLLEGSGFAVTEEIIKTSEIDLGMSSQDQRGSTINFLAEEGFITLDDEEFIISNLEGKFLREGKYIRMNGEIESSSGFDSSISFFGRLVDESKDASVYGFTGRITTLDETYKIIYTAKLSTLSKITSTTTTEESNTLKVHIQKGSSSQGGAGSYIESGSIKYFSQDRISVQPGTTITIINDDTVTHNIISGKENNDRYITFTPDGKISTGEIAVGGSAKITFDKAGFYRLYDPDYQWMKIVAYVFPTNDNIILGKSQNLGN, translated from the coding sequence ATGAAGGCAACCCTTACACTGCTAGTTTTACTTGCCGTTTCATCAGGTTATTTTGCAAATGAATCATTTGCTGAAATTTCAAAGAATCAGGCATTTCTTTTAGAGGGTTCAGGTTTTGCAGTAACTGAAGAGATTATCAAAACATCTGAAATTGATTTAGGTATGTCTTCTCAAGATCAACGTGGAAGTACAATTAATTTTCTAGCAGAAGAAGGTTTTATCACTTTAGATGATGAAGAATTTATTATTTCTAATTTAGAAGGAAAATTTTTGCGTGAAGGAAAATACATTCGAATGAATGGCGAAATTGAAAGTTCAAGCGGATTTGATTCTTCAATTAGTTTTTTTGGAAGATTAGTTGATGAAAGTAAAGACGCATCAGTCTATGGGTTTACTGGTAGGATTACAACATTAGATGAAACTTACAAAATAATTTACACTGCAAAATTATCTACTTTATCAAAAATTACTTCAACTACCACAACTGAAGAATCAAACACCCTCAAAGTCCATATTCAGAAAGGCTCCTCTTCACAAGGAGGCGCAGGAAGTTATATCGAATCTGGCAGCATTAAATATTTCTCACAAGACAGAATTTCAGTTCAACCTGGAACTACAATCACGATAATTAATGATGATACAGTAACCCACAACATTATCAGTGGAAAAGAGAATAACGATCGTTACATTACTTTTACACCTGATGGAAAAATCTCAACTGGTGAGATTGCTGTAGGTGGTTCAGCTAAAATTACATTTGACAAAGCAGGCTTTTACAGATTATATGATCCAGACTATCAATGGATGAAAATTGTAGCATATGTATTTCCAACTAATGATAATATAATTTTAGGAAAAAGCCAAAACTTGGGAAATTAG
- the cbiE gene encoding precorrin-6y C5,15-methyltransferase (decarboxylating) subunit CbiE, whose product MSKVYAVGVGPGSSKYVTEFVKEIIQNCDVVIGYKYTLKTIENLIQGKEIYEITMNDQEDSYQKILPELGERTLVIPFTGDVNFSESEVVDRLIEIFGDVEIVPGISSIQVAASRAKVPLDKSKVITMHVTTPIEDKKLELQKALIDGFSVILVPRPWPKQPDKHFMPSEIAIYLREHKFETDKMKVHVYEAITTENETSFEGTVKELEGKEFSDLSVMVFNQTSLDSYMNYRWQWEN is encoded by the coding sequence TTGAGTAAAGTTTACGCTGTAGGTGTTGGTCCTGGTTCTTCAAAATATGTTACAGAATTTGTAAAAGAAATAATTCAGAATTGTGACGTTGTTATTGGTTACAAATACACACTAAAAACAATTGAAAATTTGATACAAGGTAAAGAGATCTATGAAATCACCATGAATGATCAAGAGGATTCTTACCAAAAGATTCTTCCAGAACTTGGTGAAAGAACTCTAGTCATACCTTTCACTGGTGATGTAAATTTTTCAGAATCAGAAGTTGTTGATAGATTAATAGAAATTTTTGGTGATGTTGAAATTGTTCCAGGAATTAGTTCAATACAGGTTGCTGCATCAAGAGCAAAAGTTCCTCTTGATAAATCCAAAGTAATTACAATGCATGTTACAACTCCAATTGAAGATAAAAAATTAGAATTACAAAAAGCATTGATTGATGGTTTTAGTGTGATCTTGGTACCAAGACCATGGCCAAAACAGCCTGACAAACATTTCATGCCTTCAGAAATTGCAATTTATCTTCGAGAGCATAAATTTGAGACTGATAAGATGAAAGTTCATGTTTATGAAGCAATAACTACTGAAAATGAAACCAGTTTTGAAGGAACAGTAAAAGAATTAGAAGGAAAAGAATTTTCTGATTTGTCTGTTATGGTGTTTAATCAGACCAGTTTGGATTCATACATGAATTATAGATGGCAATGGGAAAACTAA
- a CDS encoding peptidylprolyl isomerase, with the protein MNKFFIVLIFSLFIVTSGNHIFAQSVEINEINIMDPVVVLETNFGEIVIEFFPNDAPKHVENFIILSQTGFYDDTLFHRIIPGFMIQGGDPNTISGDPNTWGTGGPTTSVDAEFNTIKHNRGIVSMARSADPNSGGSQFFIVHADSNFLDEQYTVFGRIVTEESFQTLDKIAAVETGTSDRPKDPEQVRITKVTVVSISEIPNLLDLPEPERTQSTVTTPTGNQKYQSPEHEISFSVPEGWLLQEPNKTDENSPDIVAVGPKTGSMNPNISLTIQNSDGKTFDEIISERNQRLEGILDSGNLEIILQEKTTIHGNQAYVTDAEGIFFSDAENFNVKFKEIIIYDTDKFFILVYANSLDDFDSQLSRFDETIDSFEILSQTTSNDETMNEISSEEGGGCLIATATFGSELAPQVQQLRELRDNTILSTESGIAFMSGFNQFYYSFSPVIADLERENPVFKEIVKLSLTPMLSSLSILNHVDIDSESQMISYGIGIILMNVGMYFAAPAIIIYKIRK; encoded by the coding sequence TTGAATAAATTTTTCATAGTTTTGATATTTTCATTATTTATTGTCACTTCAGGAAACCATATCTTTGCACAATCAGTTGAAATTAACGAAATTAACATTATGGATCCTGTAGTTGTCTTAGAAACTAATTTTGGAGAAATTGTTATAGAATTTTTTCCAAATGATGCCCCAAAACATGTAGAAAATTTCATTATATTATCTCAAACAGGATTTTATGATGACACACTCTTTCATAGAATAATTCCTGGCTTTATGATTCAGGGTGGTGATCCTAATACAATTAGTGGTGATCCTAATACTTGGGGAACTGGTGGTCCAACTACAAGTGTAGATGCAGAGTTTAACACCATTAAACATAATCGTGGAATTGTTTCAATGGCAAGATCTGCTGATCCAAACAGTGGTGGTTCTCAATTTTTCATAGTACATGCAGATTCCAATTTCCTTGATGAACAATATACTGTATTTGGTAGAATTGTAACTGAAGAAAGTTTTCAAACTCTTGATAAAATAGCAGCAGTTGAAACAGGAACTAGTGACAGACCTAAAGATCCAGAACAAGTAAGAATCACAAAAGTTACAGTAGTTAGTATTTCTGAGATTCCAAATCTTCTTGATTTACCAGAACCTGAACGAACACAATCAACTGTAACTACTCCTACTGGTAATCAAAAATATCAGAGTCCTGAACATGAAATTTCATTTAGTGTTCCTGAAGGATGGTTATTACAAGAACCAAATAAAACAGATGAAAATTCTCCTGACATAGTAGCAGTTGGTCCAAAAACAGGCTCAATGAATCCAAATATTTCATTAACAATACAAAATAGTGATGGAAAAACTTTTGATGAAATAATTTCTGAAAGAAATCAAAGACTTGAAGGAATCTTAGATTCTGGAAATCTAGAAATAATTTTACAGGAAAAAACAACTATACACGGAAATCAAGCATATGTAACTGACGCTGAAGGAATATTTTTTTCTGATGCAGAAAATTTTAATGTAAAATTTAAAGAAATTATTATTTATGATACAGACAAATTCTTCATTCTTGTATATGCAAATTCATTAGATGATTTTGATTCACAACTTTCTAGATTTGACGAAACAATTGATTCTTTTGAAATATTATCACAAACCACATCAAATGATGAAACAATGAATGAAATTTCAAGTGAAGAAGGAGGTGGGTGTTTAATTGCCACTGCAACATTTGGCTCAGAACTTGCACCTCAAGTTCAACAACTCAGAGAACTTAGGGATAACACAATTTTATCCACTGAATCCGGAATTGCATTTATGTCTGGCTTTAACCAGTTTTATTATTCATTTTCACCCGTCATTGCTGATTTAGAGCGTGAAAATCCTGTTTTCAAAGAAATTGTAAAGCTCTCACTTACTCCAATGCTATCTTCATTGTCAATTCTAAATCATGTGGATATTGATTCTGAATCACAAATGATATCTTATGGAATTGGAATAATTTTGATGAATGTCGGAATGTATTTTGCAGCACCAGCAATAATCATCTACAAAATTAGAAAATAA
- a CDS encoding NAD(P)/FAD-dependent oxidoreductase: MTRNKKKIVILGGGFAGVECARKLEKEFGNDPEIELVMVSEDNFLLFTPMLPQVASGMIETRHIVLPIRTICKKTKFYESRIKNIDPYGKIVTLWGTGDKRSISLHYDFLVVALGSETNFFGMADVEKNAYTMKTLNDAVMLRNRVIDMLEQAENETNPILRKSFLNFVVVGGGFAGIETAGELMDLLLDARKYYPTIHKDDIKVIVLEALGMILPGFNTKLANFAKEKMVERGIDIRLKTAVTSFDGNEVTTKSLDEHQKDSIDSSEIDSIITKTLVWTAGVTPVNTIKRSMFKTEKGKVLVNDFLEVTDFPGVFAIGDCALHLDPKTQRPLPPTAQIAEAQAKIAAKNLISLIKNSTKEKFVYHSKGQMAIIGKRSGIATFLGMNISGFWAWLIWRNVYLSKITTFDKKTRVFLDWVIDLFFDRDISRLKLMKRETEKEYKLLDEVDDVW; this comes from the coding sequence TTGACAAGAAATAAGAAGAAAATTGTAATTTTAGGAGGAGGATTTGCAGGGGTAGAATGTGCTAGAAAATTAGAAAAAGAATTTGGAAATGATCCTGAAATAGAACTGGTAATGGTAAGTGAGGATAATTTTCTACTATTTACACCAATGCTACCACAGGTAGCATCAGGAATGATTGAAACTAGACATATTGTTTTACCAATTAGAACTATTTGTAAAAAGACAAAATTCTATGAAAGTCGAATTAAAAATATTGATCCATATGGAAAAATTGTAACGCTGTGGGGAACTGGAGATAAAAGAAGTATCTCATTACATTATGATTTTTTAGTTGTTGCATTAGGTAGTGAAACTAACTTTTTTGGAATGGCTGATGTTGAAAAAAATGCATACACAATGAAGACACTCAATGACGCTGTAATGTTAAGAAATAGAGTAATTGATATGCTAGAGCAAGCAGAAAACGAAACAAATCCAATACTTCGAAAAAGTTTTCTAAATTTTGTAGTTGTGGGTGGTGGATTTGCAGGAATTGAAACTGCAGGAGAATTGATGGATCTTTTATTGGATGCAAGAAAATATTATCCAACAATCCACAAAGACGATATCAAAGTTATTGTGCTAGAAGCTTTAGGGATGATTTTGCCTGGATTTAATACAAAACTTGCAAACTTTGCAAAAGAAAAGATGGTGGAAAGAGGAATCGATATCAGATTAAAAACAGCAGTTACTAGTTTTGATGGTAATGAAGTTACTACCAAATCATTAGATGAACATCAAAAGGATTCAATTGATTCATCTGAAATTGATTCAATAATTACAAAGACATTAGTTTGGACTGCAGGAGTTACCCCAGTTAATACCATTAAGAGATCAATGTTCAAAACTGAAAAAGGAAAAGTTTTGGTTAATGATTTTCTAGAAGTTACCGATTTTCCAGGAGTGTTTGCCATAGGTGATTGTGCATTACATTTAGATCCTAAAACACAACGACCGCTGCCTCCAACTGCTCAAATTGCAGAAGCTCAAGCAAAAATTGCGGCTAAAAATTTAATTTCTCTAATCAAAAATTCTACAAAAGAAAAATTCGTATATCATTCTAAAGGACAGATGGCAATTATTGGAAAAAGATCAGGAATTGCTACATTTTTGGGAATGAATATCTCAGGATTTTGGGCTTGGTTAATTTGGAGAAATGTTTACCTCTCAAAAATTACAACATTTGACAAAAAAACTCGTGTATTTCTTGATTGGGTAATAGATTTATTCTTTGATAGAGACATCTCAAGATTAAAACTAATGAAGCGTGAAACTGAAAAAGAATACAAGCTACTCGATGAAGTAGACGATGTTTGGTAA
- a CDS encoding ACT domain-containing protein, translated as MRTTNVSIPEVVREIITRNRSIYDCMKMDLINYTALAVKIQPDIEKILGNPVNLNTVVVAIKRYADSFEIKDEVKEESILKNARLTLTDGIMDVKFSVKESNEMDPMEILDKFSKITNNYDFFRMSDSFRFLAEDLEDIRQIFRNVPENDEMFSTGLAKIRISLPNSQNQSDVVSYVAEVLHANGVELVNAFFSQDNITIILNERDSSRAYEILHSDIMRT; from the coding sequence ATGAGGACTACAAATGTGTCCATACCTGAAGTTGTTAGAGAGATCATTACTAGAAATCGTTCAATTTATGATTGTATGAAGATGGATTTGATCAACTATACAGCTTTGGCAGTTAAGATTCAACCAGACATTGAAAAAATTCTAGGAAACCCTGTTAACCTCAATACTGTAGTTGTTGCCATTAAGAGATATGCTGATTCATTTGAAATTAAAGATGAAGTCAAAGAGGAATCAATTTTAAAAAATGCAAGATTGACTTTGACTGACGGGATAATGGATGTCAAGTTTTCAGTAAAGGAATCAAACGAAATGGATCCCATGGAAATTTTAGATAAATTCTCAAAGATTACTAATAATTATGATTTTTTTAGAATGTCTGATTCCTTTAGATTTTTGGCAGAAGATTTGGAAGACATAAGACAAATTTTTAGAAATGTGCCAGAAAATGATGAAATGTTCAGTACGGGTCTTGCAAAAATTAGAATTTCATTACCAAACTCTCAAAATCAATCAGATGTAGTATCCTATGTAGCTGAGGTATTACATGCAAATGGGGTAGAATTGGTAAACGCATTTTTCAGTCAAGATAACATTACAATAATTCTCAATGAGCGGGATTCATCAAGGGCCTATGAAATTTTACATTCAGATATTATGAGAACCTAA
- the hsp20 gene encoding archaeal heat shock protein Hsp20 has translation MTNFFDSEFDRIFKKMSSSFFNIDDVFEEFKGNGSESGPYYYGYTMTVGPDGKPVVNEYGNAKPGLAPTSDTREPLVDTIVDEKEKVVKLIAEMPGVEKSDVKIVVENKIVDLSAEHNDKKYHVRVPVQHKVDENSAKASYKNGVLEIVFKLVEEEKPTGKTVEVE, from the coding sequence ATGACAAACTTCTTTGATAGTGAATTTGATAGAATCTTCAAAAAAATGTCAAGCTCTTTTTTCAATATAGATGACGTTTTTGAGGAATTCAAGGGAAATGGTTCTGAATCTGGTCCATATTATTACGGTTATACAATGACTGTTGGTCCTGATGGAAAACCTGTAGTAAATGAATATGGAAATGCCAAACCAGGCCTTGCTCCAACTTCTGATACACGAGAACCACTTGTTGACACAATTGTTGATGAAAAAGAAAAAGTAGTAAAACTCATAGCTGAGATGCCAGGGGTAGAAAAATCTGATGTCAAGATTGTTGTTGAAAACAAAATTGTTGATCTTTCAGCAGAACACAATGATAAAAAATATCATGTAAGAGTTCCTGTACAACATAAAGTTGATGAAAACTCTGCAAAGGCTTCCTACAAAAATGGAGTTTTAGAGATTGTCTTCAAATTAGTTGAAGAGGAAAAACCAACAGGTAAAACGGTGGAGGTTGAATAA
- a CDS encoding CDC48 family AAA ATPase has translation MTEIILKVEESPQQHVGRGRAIVDPKIIEDQKWNTGQILELTHNKKTHVKLWPGSPEEYGSGIIKIDGMTRQNIGAGIGDKISLRTVEAVNAEQIILSPTEKIAAEGLQEYMIYNYLNHVFTTGDSVSLNTQMGGRVQFFVTSTKPSKPVLVTENTVFKLGAMTKAVDSSVPRITYDELGGLKKEVQKIREMVELPMRHPELFDKIGVEAPKGVLLYGPPGTGKTLLAKAVAGETNAHFISLSGPEIMGKHYGESEERIREIFTQAEENAPSIIFIDEIDSIAPKRDEVSGELEKRIVSQLLTLMDGMKSRGKVVVIAATNRPDSIDPALRRPGRFDREIEIGIPDDEGRFDILSIHTRGMPIDDKVDLKQISKTTHGFVGADLEILSKEAAMKALRRILPEVDYDEEKISSEILEKIQITSDDFRDALKEVSPSALREVQVQVPNVSWDDVGGLDELKEELKEAVEWPIKYKDAYDYVDVEAPKGILLHGPPGTGKTMIAKALAKMTESNFISIKGPELLSKWVGESEKGVREIFRKARQAAPCIIFLDEVDALVPRRGSGGSDSHVTENVVSQILTEIDGLEELNNVLIIGATNRLDIVDEALLRPGRFDRIIKVPNPDEKGRQHIFEIHTKKKPLDSDVKISEIVKLTDDFSGAEIAAVTNRAAITALKRYVSGKSKNVKEIKITQQDLIDAVDKVRPQKKEAPIPQSIK, from the coding sequence ATGACGGAAATAATTTTAAAAGTTGAAGAAAGTCCACAACAACATGTTGGAAGAGGTAGAGCCATAGTTGATCCTAAAATTATTGAGGATCAAAAATGGAATACTGGGCAAATACTAGAACTAACGCACAATAAAAAAACACATGTAAAACTTTGGCCAGGTTCACCTGAAGAATATGGTTCAGGTATTATCAAAATAGATGGAATGACTAGACAAAATATTGGAGCTGGAATTGGTGATAAAATTTCACTAAGAACAGTTGAAGCTGTAAATGCTGAACAAATTATTTTGTCTCCTACTGAAAAGATTGCTGCAGAAGGATTGCAAGAATATATGATTTACAATTATCTTAATCATGTATTTACAACTGGAGATTCAGTATCTCTCAATACACAGATGGGTGGAAGAGTTCAGTTTTTTGTAACAAGTACAAAGCCATCAAAACCTGTGTTAGTAACTGAAAATACTGTATTCAAACTTGGAGCAATGACTAAAGCAGTTGATTCTTCTGTTCCAAGAATAACATATGACGAACTAGGAGGACTGAAAAAAGAAGTTCAAAAAATTCGTGAAATGGTAGAACTACCAATGAGACATCCAGAATTATTTGATAAAATAGGCGTGGAAGCACCAAAAGGCGTACTCTTGTATGGTCCTCCAGGTACTGGTAAGACATTATTGGCAAAGGCAGTAGCCGGAGAAACAAATGCTCACTTTATCTCCCTAAGTGGACCTGAAATAATGGGCAAACATTATGGAGAGAGTGAAGAACGAATTAGAGAAATCTTTACTCAAGCTGAAGAAAATGCTCCTAGCATAATTTTCATTGATGAGATTGATTCAATCGCTCCAAAGAGAGATGAAGTTTCTGGCGAACTAGAGAAAAGAATTGTTTCACAATTACTAACTCTAATGGATGGAATGAAATCTAGAGGTAAGGTTGTTGTAATTGCAGCTACTAACAGACCAGATTCAATTGATCCTGCACTTAGAAGACCAGGTAGATTTGATAGGGAAATTGAAATTGGAATTCCTGATGATGAAGGAAGATTCGATATACTATCAATTCATACGCGTGGAATGCCAATTGATGACAAAGTAGATTTAAAACAAATCTCAAAAACTACACATGGATTTGTAGGAGCTGATTTGGAAATATTATCTAAAGAAGCCGCAATGAAAGCTCTACGTAGAATTCTACCCGAGGTTGACTATGATGAAGAAAAAATTTCATCAGAGATACTTGAAAAGATCCAAATCACAAGTGATGACTTTCGAGATGCATTAAAAGAAGTCAGTCCTAGTGCACTTAGAGAAGTTCAAGTCCAAGTTCCAAATGTAAGTTGGGATGATGTTGGAGGTTTGGATGAACTAAAAGAAGAACTCAAGGAAGCCGTTGAATGGCCAATCAAATACAAGGATGCATATGATTATGTAGATGTAGAAGCACCAAAAGGAATTCTACTTCATGGCCCTCCTGGAACTGGTAAGACAATGATAGCAAAGGCTCTTGCAAAAATGACAGAGTCTAATTTTATCAGCATCAAAGGTCCTGAACTACTCTCGAAATGGGTAGGAGAATCTGAAAAAGGCGTCAGAGAAATATTCAGAAAAGCACGACAAGCTGCTCCATGTATTATTTTCTTAGATGAAGTTGATGCACTTGTTCCAAGAAGAGGAAGTGGAGGATCTGATTCACATGTTACAGAAAATGTAGTGTCTCAAATCCTTACTGAAATTGATGGACTAGAAGAACTAAACAATGTGTTGATAATTGGAGCAACAAACCGATTAGACATTGTTGATGAAGCACTACTAAGACCAGGCAGATTTGATAGAATCATCAAAGTTCCAAATCCTGATGAGAAAGGAAGACAGCATATCTTTGAGATTCATACAAAGAAAAAGCCACTTGACAGTGATGTAAAAATCTCAGAAATTGTAAAGTTGACTGATGATTTCAGCGGCGCTGAGATTGCAGCAGTCACAAACAGAGCAGCTATTACAGCTTTGAAGAGATATGTCTCTGGCAAGTCAAAGAACGTCAAGGAGATCAAGATTACACAACAAGATCTAATTGATGCTGTGGATAAGGTAAGGCCTCAAAAGAAAGAGGCACCTATACCTCAATCCATAAAATAG
- a CDS encoding transcription initiation factor IIB: protein MVENYSNDYDVKCQLDTCKTYPAITDSERGEIVCGGCGLILLQNMADASYENSGYSSENFMKLSRTGPATSLTMNDRGLSTVIGSNKDSTGKTLSSKTKYEFNRLRTWDQRSKSRKTASLSKAFTLLHGMKTKLGISDNVVENAAYIYRKAVSAKLTRGRTMASLIAASLYAACRENNIPRTLDDIAEAGNVERRILSRDLRTIIKKLELNLNQYDTSSFISKISNNMKIKEKTKRDAFKILDLCEKEQITAGKHPVAQAAASLYISCIMNGEKISQKKFAVESGVSDVTIRNRVVLIKKTLKLVE, encoded by the coding sequence GTGGTAGAAAATTATTCAAATGATTATGATGTCAAGTGTCAACTAGATACTTGCAAAACCTATCCTGCGATAACAGATTCTGAAAGAGGAGAAATTGTTTGTGGGGGTTGCGGTCTTATCTTATTGCAAAATATGGCCGACGCATCATATGAAAACAGCGGTTACAGCTCGGAGAACTTTATGAAACTATCAAGAACGGGTCCTGCTACATCATTAACAATGAATGATAGAGGATTATCAACCGTAATTGGTTCAAATAAAGATTCAACTGGAAAAACACTTTCTAGCAAAACAAAATACGAATTCAATAGATTACGAACATGGGATCAAAGAAGTAAATCAAGAAAAACTGCCAGCTTAAGCAAGGCATTCACTTTACTTCATGGAATGAAAACAAAGTTAGGAATATCAGACAATGTTGTAGAAAATGCAGCCTATATCTACAGAAAAGCAGTTAGTGCAAAATTAACCAGAGGAAGGACAATGGCCTCACTGATTGCAGCCTCATTATACGCTGCATGTAGAGAAAATAACATCCCAAGAACTCTAGATGATATTGCAGAGGCTGGAAATGTTGAAAGAAGAATACTCTCCCGAGACCTGAGAACCATAATCAAAAAGCTTGAACTGAATCTTAATCAGTACGATACATCCTCGTTTATCTCAAAAATCTCAAACAACATGAAAATAAAAGAGAAGACAAAGCGAGACGCATTCAAAATACTAGACCTCTGTGAAAAAGAACAAATTACTGCAGGTAAACACCCTGTAGCACAAGCTGCTGCATCATTGTACATCTCATGTATAATGAATGGGGAAAAAATTAGTCAGAAAAAGTTTGCAGTAGAATCTGGAGTAAGTGACGTTACAATTAGAAACAGAGTAGTCTTGATTAAGAAAACATTAAAGCTAGTTGAGTAG
- a CDS encoding DUF1059 domain-containing protein yields the protein MTLKLRCEDYGFECEYILDEEKTLGLIEKLRNHFEEEHGIDYTIEAVTQMITNRGHSLESIKK from the coding sequence ATGACATTAAAGTTAAGATGTGAAGACTATGGTTTTGAATGCGAATACATTCTTGATGAAGAAAAAACTTTGGGTCTAATTGAAAAACTTAGAAATCATTTTGAAGAAGAACATGGAATTGATTATACTATTGAGGCTGTTACTCAAATGATCACCAATCGTGGACATTCTTTAGAATCAATTAAGAAATAA
- a CDS encoding fluoride efflux transporter FluC, giving the protein MKGLEFVFLAVGSVLGAYLRFKVIESPLLFNTIPVNVLAVNVLGAFILGAFIVMSQQWHLDGKYSLFAAIGFCGSLTTMSGLALESNNLLEQSQYGTFAINLIANIGLSIAALIGGKSLMSAIINN; this is encoded by the coding sequence ATGAAAGGATTAGAGTTTGTTTTTCTTGCAGTTGGATCTGTACTTGGAGCATATCTAAGATTCAAAGTAATTGAATCTCCTTTACTTTTCAACACAATACCTGTCAATGTTTTGGCAGTCAATGTCCTTGGAGCATTTATTCTTGGTGCCTTTATTGTAATGTCTCAACAATGGCATCTTGATGGAAAATATTCTTTATTTGCAGCAATTGGATTTTGTGGTTCACTTACTACAATGTCTGGACTTGCACTTGAATCCAATAATCTTCTTGAACAAAGTCAGTACGGCACATTTGCAATAAACTTGATAGCTAACATTGGTCTTTCAATTGCAGCTTTAATTGGTGGAAAGTCATTAATGAGTGCAATAATTAACAATTAA